CACGAAGGTTGTATTTACCATACGAAATTACGACCCCGTGGACTCCGCGCTCCTCGTTCCCTGGGACAACCGGGTCATCGGTACGCTCGGAGGGATCGAAATGGTGGGTACGGGTAACACGACCCCCGAGGCGGACATGACGGGCTTGGCTCCTGGCGCGATAAGTCACACGTTCACGATGTTCGATGCGTACTACAACTTGAGCGTACCGATCCCACCGGCCTCGACCGGCTCCACCCCGGCCTTGGTCACGTTCGGGGCCGAATTCAATACGACCGGGGCGTTCGCGTGGGGGTGCATGTGCCGTTGCGAGGATATGAGCGATCCCGGAATGATGTATGGCACCGTGGACGTGATCTGAGGGGACTTCGGCGCCCCCCCCCGCCGGCGTCGAGGTCCATCGTGGGGCCCGCCGGGGTGAAGGGAACGGCGTACCGACGTTTGGCATGCTCCCGCTCTCCGCGACACGCGCAGTAGGTGTGTCGTCCGAGGGTTCTCCTACCGGATCGCCTACCGAGGCAGCTGTCTGCCGCGGTCCTCAGCGGTGCAATAGAGGTGGAGAGCCACCGACGCGAGACCGCGCCGGCACCCGGGCCGCCGCTGCCGACACCCCCACGGTTCGAGGCGACCCGGCGTCGGATCGAGGGGCGGGGTCCTGACTCTTCTAGTCCGGCTCAGGGACTATGATCGGAGCGGATGACCCGGGCAGAGACCCGGCGACCTCCGAAGAGATCATAATGGAGTTACGGGACGTGGACCGAAGGATAGTCTCCGGCTCGAGATAGCGGTTGATCGTGATCTCGTTGATCTCGACCAGCATCTCGACCGCCATGACGAGGTCCCAAGCGATGCGCTGGGCCGGGGCTGGCCCCTCCTTCGTGCGGACGAGGCGGCCCTTTCGGTCCTCCAGTCCGTACTGGTGGGAAAGCCATCGATTGATGTCGTTCAATGTCGAGTTCGCCCCGAGCACGGATAGGCCGAGAAAGGCCTCCATCGTCCGCTTGAGGAAGGAATCGAAATCGGCCAGCATTCGGTCCATGCTGTCCGCCGCCTTCAACAGATGGGCGCGGTCGGTTCCCAGCCACGACCCAAGCTCATGGCCGATGTCGGCCAGCAGGTCGCCGTTCACCTCTAGGACCTTGGCCACGAGGCGGCTACCGATCTGGAAATGATGGCTCGTCACTCCGATCTCGACAGCGATGTGAAAGTCATCCGAGGCGAGAAGCAGCTGACGCACCATCAAGAGATAGAATCGATCGATCTCGTCTTCGACCAGCGGCAGCCGGTCCAGGACCGAAGGGTCCCCCTCCCGCAAACTGCGTCGGCACAGCTCGACGGCCTGGTCGAGTAGGCGGACGGTTCTCTGGAGGAGGCGCGCGAATTCATACTTTCCCGGGTCGACGGAGATCTGGACCTCGACTTGGTTCGCGGACTCCTCAACCAGGCTCATCCCGAGAATCTTCTTGGTGATGTAGTCGATATCCGCGTGCTGCGCCTCGGTCAGGGGTGAGCTTCCCACGATTTGGACACGGTCGTGTCCGGTGATGTAGGCGCCGACCAGGAGCCGCGCGAAGAGGTTCGGGTCCGAGACTTGGGTTTCGATCCGCAGGGTCTTCTGCCGCCCTGACGGTGCCCGGACGACGTGGGAAACGGAGAGCTCGAGACGCCCTCCGGCGAGCTCCTTGAACTCCAAGACATCGCCGGGGCGAATACTGGCGGAATGGATCCAAGACCTCGGCAATGTCACAAAGAGCGAGGAGTGGCCGGTCTTCTGGACCCGGCGCAATAGGCGGAGCTCATCGCGCCGATCCTTCGCGGCCATATCGTAGGGCATCTCTTCCCCTTCGAGGTCACTCGGAAAACTTTCCCTCCGACGCTCCGCGTCGGATGGCCGCCCGTATCATATGTACTCTCCGTGCAACGCCGTTGACGTCTCGGGGAGAACTCGCACGGATGACACGGATGGTCCCGGTGAGTCTTCTTTCCGTTTGACAGTACGGTACATTCCATCCCATCCGAGTAGACTTTCCCTCCCAACGATCGTTCGGTGGGCTGACGGTGAAGTCCGGCGGGTGACAGAGACGACGCGAGTAGCCTCAGTCTTGGCATCGGTACCCGGGGAGAGGCTGACGCTCGCGGCCACGGCAGGATCCGAGGACCCCCCTCCACAGGATGCCGGTGTTTGCGCCGCCGCATCGGACCGATGCGCAGTGACGGTCCCGGTCGACGCGTGGGCCCTCTTCCGTGATCCCCCAGTGGTTGAGGGCGTTTGGAAGAGATTCCTCCATGCCTCACACCAAACGCGAGGTCTCGAGCGATGAGTGAAAAGATCGTGGAAGCAGATCCTACCCCCTTCCTCGACGGAGGGGGAGTGAAGTTGATTCCGCGAATGCCCTGGTTGAACTCCCGACGCCTGGCGTTCTTCCTCATCTTCTGGGCTACGATCTTCTTCGCAGGAAGCGTCTTCGTCAACAACCCCTTCACGGGCTTCGGCGACGCCTCGAATTGGGACGTCGGGGCCGGGTCGCCCAACTACTACTGGGTCGTGATGTATCTCCATGGGCTCAACGCCGGGCTCGTGGGGATCGCCGCCCTCGTGGCGTGCGACTTCTTCGAGCTGCCCTCCATTCACGTTCGACGCGGGATCTTCGTCGGCGTGCTCATCGCCGGCGTCCTCTCTCCGATCGGCGCCGTGTTCAACACTTCGGCTCCGTGGACAACCCCCGGCCTGTGGATCCAGGTCACGGCGTTCCTTGCCCTCGACGAGGTCGTGATCCTCCTCCTGTGGGGGATGCTCACGGTATGGAGGGAGGGCGCTCCCCGGAGCCGGACCTTTCCCTTCATCACAGCCTCGCTGGTCGGGGCCGTCATGTTGGTCGCGGCCCTGATGGGGCACCTCGCCGGAGTGATCCTGGGGTTCGGGGACAACCCCTCCCTGCTCGGACAGTACGCCGCTCAAGAGATGGGCCTGTCGCTGGACGCCTGGGCCGCGAGCCTCATCGGCTCGCACTCGTATCTCATGATCACTGCCGTTGCCGCGGGGGTCATGGCGCTCGCCGCGGTCCGCTTCGGGTACTACCGGCTCGTGGGGGCGACGAAGCTGCTGGCCCAGGTGGGGTTCGCCCTGGTGTGCATCGATCTCGTGTTACAGACGGGGATGGGGCTCCTCCTCGGATTCTCGAGCTGGCCGGGCAACCTTCCTCCCCCGATTCTGGCCCTGCCGGGAATCCCCAGCTTCGTTGCCCTGAACGACGCGAGCAACTTCGTCTTCTTGGTTCTCGGGGGCATCCTGCTGCTCAGCGCGCTGGTGATCGGTACTGGCCGGCTTAAGGGATGGACGAGTCAGGCGGGCCTGCCGATCCGGGTCCTTCCGCTCTTGATGCTGGTCGTCTTCACCGTCCTCACGGCGGTCGTTGAGCCGACCAACGGCACGATAATCGGCACCCCTCCCCAGGCTTGGATTCGGTTGTTCATCGCCTTCTATCTCACAATGATGGTGGTGCTCGTGGTCTTCCTCGCGGAGCGCCTATTGAGCGAGCGGCAGAGCCTCAGGGTCGGCTGGACGGCCACCGTAGGTGCGGTCACCACCTTCGCCGGCGTGTTGGTCTACGTGTCCAGTGGCCTCTACGCCGGAGGGTACATCGCGGCCGCCGGAGTCATCATCATTGGGCTCTCGTTCGTGTTCACTTCGTGGTGGGGCCTTTCCTCAGGATCCCGAAGACTGCACGGCGAGTAGATCCGCGGGAGGCGGCCGGTGCCGCTCACGAGGGCCGTAGAGTCGAGTTGACGCAAAGCTGATGGTGGTCGAGGCACGGGATTACCCCACATTCAGCATGATTCCCGCCGGGAGCACCATCTCCCCGGCCCGAAACGGATCCTTTTCGGGACGCCTTCCTCCAGGTTACGACGGCGGCGTCGGCGGAGGAGTGGAGACCGCGGACTCCTCAACCGGGCTCATCCCGAGAATCTTCTTGGTGATGTAGTCGATATCCGCGTGCTGCGCCTCGGTCAGGGGTGAGCTTCCCACGATTTGAACACGGTCGTGTCCGGTGATGTAGGCGCCGACCAGGAGCCGCGCGAAGAGGTTCGGGTCCGAGACTTGAGTTTCGATCCGCGAGTTGACGATTGCGCGCTCGGAGCATGCCGGATTAGCGCGGGAACCGCCCCAGCTCTCGTCAGTCCGCGTGTTCTACGACGAGCCGGCCTCCTAAACCCGGAGCTGCGCGATCCGACGCCGGGTCCACCGCGCCGCTGCCCCCGTTGCAGCATCCAGTCGATCGGGCCTAGTTCGTCCGACGTCGCTCCTCCCTCCGCGCCGGGTCCCCGCCATCGGGAGGTTTAAGGTCCGAAGCAATCTCCGACGGCATATAGGAGCGGGCAATTCGTGAGCGTCCACGTCGCCTCGATCGGTATGGGTCGGTACGGGAAGCGTCCGGAGGGCCTGATCGATCTCGCCGTGGAGGCCTCCACGCTCGCCCTCGAGGGGATCGGGCGTAAGCCGGTTGACCTCCTCGTAGTCGGGACGATGTTCGCCCAAGGAGCCCAGGGTCGCGAACCCCTTCTCCCACATCTCGCCGGGCGCCTCGGTCTCGAATCGAGCTCGGGTTTTCGCGTGGACTCCTCGAGTGGCACGGGGGGAATGGCCGTCCACGCGGCGGTCCTCGCGCTCGAATCCGGGCGGTTCGACCGCGCGCTCGTCGTTGGTGCCGAGAAGATGACCAACCGGCCCACGGCCGACAACACCAAGGATCTGTCGTCGTCGCTCCATCCGAGCGAGGCCGCGGCCGGAGCGACCATGCCTGCGCTCGCGGCGATCGCGACCCAGCGCTATATCGAGCGATTTCAACTGACCCCCGCAATCTGCGACGCCGCCACGGTCCATGCGAGGGCGATGGCGGCCAGCAACCCGAGCGCGCATTTTCAGAAGGCGGTCACCGTTGAGGAGGTCGCCGCGAGCCGCCCGGTGGCCCTTCCCCTTCGACTCCTGCACTGCTCCGCCATCTCCGACGGAGCGACCGCGCTCGTACTCGAGCGAGGAGAGGGTCCGGCGACGGTCCTCGGGCTCGGCCAAGGCTTCGACACCCTGAGGCTCGTGGACCGGAAGGACCTCTATTCGTTCGCGGCGACACGTCGCGCCGCTCAACGCGCCTACGACTCTGCCGGCATCACACCGAAGACCATCGATGTCGCGGAGGTGCACGACGCTTTCTCTCCTTTTGCGATGGTTCACATCGAGGACCTCGGCATCTGCGGGCCGGGAGAGGCCCCGACATGGTTCGAGCGCGGGTGGGTCCGTCCCGACGGGCGAGTTCCGGTGAACCCCAGTGGAGGGGTGATCGGGCGGGGCCACCCCGTCGGTGCCTCGGGCGTGGCCGAGGTGGCCGAGGTCGCTCTGCAGCTGCGAGGCGAGGCCGGTCGCCATGCGACGGCGAAGCGACCGAGGGTCGGCTTGGCTCAAGCGATGAGCGGGATCGGCTCCCACAACTACGTCACGATCATGGGGAGCACGGGACGATGAATCTTCGACCGGACGATCTCGAGCTTTCGCGTTGCTCGGCATGCCAGGCAGCGTTCCTCCCCAGCGACGGGCCGTGCCCGCGGTGCGGTGGATTGCCGCGCGCTTCCCTCACCGTTCCGTCGACGGGCACGGTGCTCGCATCTACGGTGGTAGTGTACCCCGCCACCGGCTGGGAGAGCCCGCACCGCCTGGCCCTCGTGGAGGTCTCCGAGGGGGTTCGCGTGCTCGCGATCGTCGAGGGGGACCTTCCCTCAAGAGGCTCGAAGATGAACGTGCGCGCGGACGGCGCGACCTACCGAGCTCGTATCGCTCCCGAAGGCGCTCGAGGGGACTGACGCTCGAGGCGTCCGAGGCACGGCTAACGACGGCCACCGGTGCTGCCGGGCGCGCGGAGGGACCCAGCGTGCGGTTGCCGGCGAGGATCGGCGCGCTCGTCGCCGCGGGGCCGCTCACGGGTCCCTGCGTGCAACTGACCGATCCGGAGCTGGTGGAGATCAGCTGGCCCCTCGTTCCATTGATGGTTGCGTTGAAGTCCTGGCCGGTTCCGGAAGTCTGGTCGATCCGACAGGTCGTGTACGTAACATCCCAGGTCGGTGCCAGATGGAACGCGGCGGCCCCTCCGACGA
Above is a genomic segment from Thermoplasmata archaeon containing:
- a CDS encoding thiolase family protein — its product is MSVHVASIGMGRYGKRPEGLIDLAVEASTLALEGIGRKPVDLLVVGTMFAQGAQGREPLLPHLAGRLGLESSSGFRVDSSSGTGGMAVHAAVLALESGRFDRALVVGAEKMTNRPTADNTKDLSSSLHPSEAAAGATMPALAAIATQRYIERFQLTPAICDAATVHARAMAASNPSAHFQKAVTVEEVAASRPVALPLRLLHCSAISDGATALVLERGEGPATVLGLGQGFDTLRLVDRKDLYSFAATRRAAQRAYDSAGITPKTIDVAEVHDAFSPFAMVHIEDLGICGPGEAPTWFERGWVRPDGRVPVNPSGGVIGRGHPVGASGVAEVAEVALQLRGEAGRHATAKRPRVGLAQAMSGIGSHNYVTIMGSTGR
- a CDS encoding OB-fold domain-containing protein; translation: MPRASLTVPSTGTVLASTVVVYPATGWESPHRLALVEVSEGVRVLAIVEGDLPSRGSKMNVRADGATYRARIAPEGARGD